The genome window CTGAAAATGGTTTCTTGGGTTTAGGAGCAGCTGAAGATGGACATTCAAGTGATGAAACTATTGTAAATGCAGGTGGTCAACCAGTTACTATACTTCCTGGAGGGTGTTTCTTTGATAGTGCTACTTCTTTTGGAATAATCAGAGGAGGTCATGTTGATATAACTGTTCTTGGTGCCCTTCAAGTTGACAAATATGGTAACATAGCAAATTATATGATTCCAGGTAAGATGGTTCCAGGTATGGGTGGAGCTATGGACCTAGTAACTGGAGCTAAGAAGGTTATTGTAGCAATGGAACATACTTCAAAAGGTTCAGCAAAAATATTAAATAGTTGTACTCTTCCACTTACTGCAACAAACGCTGTAGATTTGATAGTTACTGAAATGGGAGTTATGGAAGTAACATCAGATGGAATTTTACTTAAGGAAATAAATCCAGCTTTCACATTGGACGATGTTATTTCTGCTACTGAAGCACCTTTAATATTATCAGATTCATTGAATGGAAGCACATCTGTTGTTTAAGGTAATTAAAACTAGAAAATAAAAATGTATTAGATATAAATTTATATTACTTAAAATATTAATATAAAAATAAAACAAAATTGGAGGAAATAAAAATGGTTAAAGACAAAGTTGTATTCGTAACAGGAGCTGCAAGTGGAATAGGTAAGCAAATAGCTGAATCATTCTTAAAAAATGGTGCTAAAGTAATGTTCTCTGATATAAATCAAGAAGCCTTAAATAAGGCTACAGCAGAGTTACAAAAAGAAGGTTATGATTGCATGAATGTAAAGTGTGATGTAACTAAAGAAGAAGAAATTAACCACGCTATAGACAAAACTGTTGAAAAATATGGCAGATTAGATATATTAATAAATAACGCTGGGCTTCAACACGTTTCTATGATAGAAGATTTCCCAACTGACAAATTTGAATTTATGATAAAAATAATGCTAACAGCACCTTTTATAGCTACTAAAAAAGCGTTCCCTATAATGAAAAAACAAGGTTTCGGTCGTATAATAAATATGGCTTCAATCAATGGTGTAATAGGATTTGCTGGCAAGGCTGCTTATAACTCAGCAAAGCATGGGCTTATAGGATTAACAAAGGTTGCTGCTCTTGAAGCTGCTGATTCTGGTATAACAGTTAATGCTTTATGCCCTGGATATGTAGACACTCCACTTGTCAGAGGTCAGTTTAATGACCTTTCAAAAACTCGTAATATACCATTAGAAAATGTCTTAGAAGAGGTTTTATACCCACTTGTACCACAAAAACGCCTATTAGATGTCCAAGAAATTGCCGATTATGCTATGTTCTTAGCAAGTGATAAGGCTAAGGGTATTACAGGACAAGCTTGCCTTCTAGATGGAGGATATACTGCACAATAGTTATTATATTTAGGGCTTGAAGAAATTATTCTTCAGGTCCTTCTACTAAGGAGGGATATTTATGAGTATTATCGCACCAATTGGTATAATTGTTGGTATCATAGCTATTATATATTTTTCAATTAAAGAAATTCATATAACTATAGCTGCTCCAATAGCAACTTTAATAGTTGTTCTCTTAAACAAAATGGATGTTGTAACATCAATGCTAGGTGCTGACAAAAACAATTATATGGGAGCACTTGGAAACTATATAATGAGCTATTTTGCAATATTCTTATTAGGCTCAATACTTGCTAAATTTATGGAGGAAAGTGGAGCTACTGTATCCATAGCTGATTTTATTTTAAATAAATTTGGCTCTAATCATCCTTATAGAGTTTTAGTTGCT of Clostridioides sp. ES-S-0054-01 contains these proteins:
- a CDS encoding 3-oxoacid CoA-transferase subunit B gives rise to the protein MNKLEMQEYIANRVSKELKDGSVVNLGIGLPTKVANYIPDDVNVILQSENGFLGLGAAEDGHSSDETIVNAGGQPVTILPGGCFFDSATSFGIIRGGHVDITVLGALQVDKYGNIANYMIPGKMVPGMGGAMDLVTGAKKVIVAMEHTSKGSAKILNSCTLPLTATNAVDLIVTEMGVMEVTSDGILLKEINPAFTLDDVISATEAPLILSDSLNGSTSVV
- a CDS encoding 3-hydroxybutyrate dehydrogenase, with amino-acid sequence MVKDKVVFVTGAASGIGKQIAESFLKNGAKVMFSDINQEALNKATAELQKEGYDCMNVKCDVTKEEEINHAIDKTVEKYGRLDILINNAGLQHVSMIEDFPTDKFEFMIKIMLTAPFIATKKAFPIMKKQGFGRIINMASINGVIGFAGKAAYNSAKHGLIGLTKVAALEAADSGITVNALCPGYVDTPLVRGQFNDLSKTRNIPLENVLEEVLYPLVPQKRLLDVQEIADYAMFLASDKAKGITGQACLLDGGYTAQ